The Sphingomonas naphthae nucleotide sequence AGGCATCGCAGGCGGCCATGGAGCGCAACCGCCAGCAGGCCCAGCGCAACGCCGAGGCGCAGCGCCAGCAGGCGCAGAGCAATGCCGCGGCCCAGGCCCGCGCCAACGCCGCCCGCGCCCGTGCCGATGCCGACATGGGCCGGCTGCGCGCCGAAAACGACCGCCAGCGCGCCCAATCCGCAGGCCGACTGACCGACGAGCAATATCGCCTGCGCAGCGAACAGCTCCGCATGGATTTCGAGCAGCGCCGGATGGCGTTCGAGGGCCGGCGCGAGGCGTGGGAGCATCAGCGCGAGCGGTTGCAGGCCAGCGGCCAGTTCAGCGGCAACGCCCAGAGCCGCTGGGAAGCCGGCCGTGCCCGCATCGAGGGCGAACGGCAGGCGCTGGAGAACGACCGGCAGGCGATGGAAATCCGCCGACAGGCGCTCGAGCGGCAGCGCAACGCGGGGCGGTGATGCCCCTCAGATCGCCTTTTCGTAGATCCGATACGTCTTGTTGATCTGGCAATCGATCGATTCCGCGATCGAATTCATCCCCTGATTGTCCTCAAGGATCCACCCGATCTCGCCGCGCGTCGCGCCATAGTCCGCCACCGAATCGCGGCGGATGAATTCGATCATCATGAAGGCCAATTGGCTCGCCATCCGGCTCGACTGGAGGCGCTTGACCACGCCCATCAGCGGCACGCGCATCGTGCGTACCTTCGGCCGGCCCGAAAAGCCGCCGTTCAGCCGCCACAACAGCTTCATGAAGCCGAACGGGAACAGCTCGCCGTTCAGATCGGCCTGCATCTCGTTGAGATCGGGCCAGGTCATCATGAAGGCGACGGGCTCGCCGTCATATTCGGCGATGCGGACCAGATCGTTGAAGATGATCGGCTTCATCTTCTTGCCGGCGAAGGCGATCTCGGTGTCGGTGAAGGGCACGAAGCCCCAATTATCCGACCAGGCATCGTTGAGGATCGCGAGGATGATCGCGGCTTCCTCGTTGAAGCGCTTCTTGTCCACCTTGCGCACGGTGATGCGGGCGTTCTTCTCGCCCGACGATATCACGCGCTGGATCAGCGGCGGGAAGGCGCGGGTTATGTCCAGTTCCCAGGTGTGGAGATCCTTCACCTTCGCATAGCCGGCGCGCTCGACCCACGCTTCGTAGCGGGCATCGTCATAGCCCATCATCACCGTGGGGGGCGTGTCGTGCCCCTTGATGAGCAGGCCGGGCTCTTCCCAGATCGAGATGCTGACCGGGCCGATCGAGCGCTTCACGCCCTTCCCGCGCAGCCAGGCCTCCGCCTGCGCGATCAGCGCCTGCGCAACGGCCTCGTCCTCGGCATCGAGATAGCCCCAATTTCCGCTGTCCGCGCCGCCGCCCTTCTCGGGCGCCATCGGCGTCCACAGATGATCGATATGCGCCGAGATGCGCCCCACCACCTTGCCGCCGCGCTCGGCCAGAAACAGCTGCGCCGTGCCATGCTCGAACCAAGGGTTCTTGCCCGGCGTGATGAGGCCGAGCGCCTCGGCCTTCAGCGGCGGCACCCAGGCGGGATTGTCCGCATAGAGGCGGAACGGCAGATCGACGAAGGCCTTGCGGTCGGCCTTGGTGGCGACCGGGCGGATGGTGACGGCCATGGCGCGGTTTACGAGTGGATGCGGGTCGAGGGGTGGCCCGTGGCGACGCCGCCCGACAGTTCGGAGACCCTGGGATAGACCTCGGCCACCTCGGGCGTGTAGCCCAGGTTGAACACCGTCGGGCTCTTCCTGCGATCCGAAACCTTGCCGTAGAAGGTGCCGAACAGGCGATCCCACAGGAAGTTGGTGATCCCGAAATTGCCGGTCTCGTCGTGGAAATGGTGCGCCATGTGGCGGGTCTTCATCGCCAGCAGCCACTTGTTCTTCGGCTTGTACGACAGGTGCTGGATGCAGTGGCAGAATTCGTTGACGCAGGTGGTGACGAGCCCCGTCGCGAAGGCCGCCGCCGCGCCGCCGATGCCGCCGATCAGCCAGCCGACCGGGATCGTCGCGATCGCCACCGTGGGCACCACGTTGGAAGGCGAGCCGAACAGCACCTCCAGATGGTTCGGATCCTGATGGTGAT carries:
- a CDS encoding N-acetyltransferase, encoding MAVTIRPVATKADRKAFVDLPFRLYADNPAWVPPLKAEALGLITPGKNPWFEHGTAQLFLAERGGKVVGRISAHIDHLWTPMAPEKGGGADSGNWGYLDAEDEAVAQALIAQAEAWLRGKGVKRSIGPVSISIWEEPGLLIKGHDTPPTVMMGYDDARYEAWVERAGYAKVKDLHTWELDITRAFPPLIQRVISSGEKNARITVRKVDKKRFNEEAAIILAILNDAWSDNWGFVPFTDTEIAFAGKKMKPIIFNDLVRIAEYDGEPVAFMMTWPDLNEMQADLNGELFPFGFMKLLWRLNGGFSGRPKVRTMRVPLMGVVKRLQSSRMASQLAFMMIEFIRRDSVADYGATRGEIGWILEDNQGMNSIAESIDCQINKTYRIYEKAI
- a CDS encoding sterol desaturase family protein, which gives rise to MTLKELVVAYLQYPAILLYLGLAAVGVGVWVANPAPLVQTLASVAAAILLFPVVWYVLHRFVLHSQWMYKVSWLASTWKRIHYDHHQDPNHLEVLFGSPSNVVPTVAIATIPVGWLIGGIGGAAAAFATGLVTTCVNEFCHCIQHLSYKPKNKWLLAMKTRHMAHHFHDETGNFGITNFLWDRLFGTFYGKVSDRRKSPTVFNLGYTPEVAEVYPRVSELSGGVATGHPSTRIHS